In Scylla paramamosain isolate STU-SP2022 chromosome 31, ASM3559412v1, whole genome shotgun sequence, one DNA window encodes the following:
- the LOC135116383 gene encoding probable serine/threonine-protein kinase fhkB: MSQNPLREGTHRPQTQISHSFQGSRSSQIHHKQKAKIPQAFQNHSSSHSHTSHNQSILRSNSQKSSRTRSQSAFDSHESQNRDSLRSQKSSTSQSAHIRGISDPHLLERVQELGFIGSIRTQRPRVSTQTPRRGIQRTRNQERGALTGQSLRTDTQKIQSQKTGIQNPESQGSGTQKIHAQSSSVHQTESQGSSTQRNENQSLGIQQIQIQNPEFSKIQKNENESPVTKNIRSQNLSTDRIQNQGLDVKTTRLQSFIAQITPGTKKDTQKIQNLEFDIQRTQNQKTDISRDQNRGFGIQTKDNQEFGTRRAQKQNIDIHTTQHHGFGGQTVENQGFSTKTHSSRTGDIQKIQFFSTQSRDISTEQLEDQSYGVQRLQIKDSSESEERNSDNDSSSQFSLDDDSDSQQSRDEDASTENFQDDGESTENFFEDDGIILNIHGFQDEKDKDLSAQQIHDDNISILRSQDEFVKAQKMWDEGHVFQEFLNEDVIIQQHQNKGLGTQQLDDDSDNFQHFSGDSFSSLQFDDENVSFQHKDISTSHFEDDFLITQQLQN; the protein is encoded by the coding sequence ATGTCCCAAAATCCCCTGAGAGAGGGCACACACAGACCACAGACCCAAATCTCCCACAGCTTCCAAGGTTCTCGCAGTTCCCAGATTCACCACAAACAGAAGGCCAAAATTCCCCAAGCATTCCAAAATCACAGCTCTTCTCATTCCCATACATCCCACAACCAAAGTATCTTGAGGTCCAATAGCCAAAAATCCTCAAGGACTCGCAGTCAAAGCGCTTTCGACTCTCATGAATCTCAAAACAGAGATTCTCTGAGGTCTCAGAAATCCAGCACCTCACAGAGCGCTCACATCCGAGGTATTTCAGATCCTCATCTGTTGGAAAGGGTACAGGAGTTAGGTTTTATCGGATCAATAAGGACACAGAGGCCAAGAGTCAGCACACAGACTCCAAGAAGAGGGATCCAGAGAACTAGAAATCAAGAACGTGGTGCCCTTACGGGCCAGAGTCTGAGAACTGACACTCAAAAGATCCAGAGTCAGAAGACTGGCATCCAGAATCCAGAAAGTCAAGGGTCTGGCACCCAGAAGATTCATGCTCAGAGCTCTAGTGTACACCAAACCGAAAGTCAGGGATCTAGCACTCAGAGGAATGAAAATCAGAGCCTTGGCATCCAGCAAATACAAATCCAAAATCCTGAATTCAGCAAGATTCaaaagaatgagaatgaaagCCCTGTCACTAAAAACATCCGAAGTCAAAACCTTTCTACTGACAGAATCCAGAATCAAGGACTCGATGTAAAGACAACAAGACTTCAAAGTTTCATTGCTCAAATTACTCCAGGTACAAAAAAAGATACTCAAAAGATCCAAAATCTAGAGTTCGATATTCAGAGGACTCAGAATCAAAAGACTGACATCTCGAGGGACCAGAACCGAGGATTTGGTATTCAGACAAAAGACAATCAAGAATTTGGTACACGGAGGGCCCAGAAACAGAACATTGATattcacacaacacagcaccacgGTTTTGGAGGTCAGACGGTCGAAAATCAAGGATTCAGTACCAAAACACATTCCAGTCGTACCGGTGACATCCAGAAAATCCAGTTCTTCAGTACTCAAAGTCGGGACATCAGCACAGAACAATTAGAGGATCAGAGTTATGGAGTACAAAGACTCCAAATAAAAGACTCATctgaaagtgaagaaagaaactcAGATAATGATTCAAGCTCTCAATTCTCTTTGGATGATGATTCTGACTCGCAACAATCCCGGGATGAAGATGCAAGCACCGAGAATTTCCAGGATGACGGTGAGAGCACTGAAAATTTCTTTGAGGATGATGGCATAATTCTGAACATCCATGGCTTTCAggatgagaaagataaagatTTGAGTGCCCAACAAATCCATGATGACAATATCAGTATCTTGAGATCTCAGGATGAATTTGTAAAGGCTCAGAAGATGTGGGATGAAGGACATGTTTTCCAAGAGTTCCTGAATGAAGACGTTATTATTCAGCAACACCAAAATAAAGGTCTCGGCACCCAGCAGCTTGACGATGACAGTGACAACTTCCAGCATTTCAGTGGTGATAGCTTTAGTTCTCTACAGTTCGATGATGAAAATGTGAGCTTCCAGCATAAGGATATTAGTACTTCGCACTTTGAGGATGACTTTCTGATCACCCAACAGCTCCAGAATTAG